The genomic stretch AAAAACACTGGAAATTAGCGGTGTGAAAGAAGTGGACAGCTTTGATAGCGAGGAGTTTCTGCTTCAAACCGAGATGGGTTATATGGTCATTCGCGGCAATAACCTGCATATGAAGAATCTTGATTTGCAGGAAGGAAAAGTATCAATAAAAGGCAAGATACAGGAGCTGTCATATTTAGACGAGCAGCACGGGGAGAAGGCTAAAGGACTCTTTAGCAAGCTCTTCAAATGACACTTACTGTCCAGTTCCTCACCATTGTGTCGATGATTGCTGGCGGAATTTATCTTGGGGCAGCCATGGATACTTTCCGCCGCTTTGAACGGCACTGGAAGAAACAAGTTATCATGCGGTATGTGATGGAATGCGGATTCTGGCTGCTGCAGGCATTGCTGCTATTCTTCCTGCTGTTTCAGGTCAATCAGGGAGAAATGCGTTTTTACATTCTTCTAGCACTAATATGCGGCTTCGCGGGATATCGAGCTCTATTTCAGACAAGCTATCGGCGTGTGCTCGAATGGCTTATTCGTGTGATTAACAGGATAATCTTCATTGTTAAACGCATTCTGTATGTACTTGTTGTAACGCCAGTCCGATGGCTCTTGCAAGGGCTGCTTGTACTGGCGGGAGGATTACTCACATTGGTGTGGAAGTTAGTTTGGCTGCTTTTCATTATCCTATCGTATCCAATCCGTATGATAGGGCGGTTGATTTGGAAGCTGACACCAAAAAAGTACCGAAAAATTTACTCCATTTTAGCAGGTATCTATAGTAGAATGAAGAATATAGCAACAAAGGTATATGATTCACTGCGCAGATCAAGGAGGTAAAACCGGCGTGGCAAGACAGAAACGAAATGTAACGAAGATGGAGTCCAGCTATACGAAGAAATACGACGCATATACAGAACGACAGCGGAAAAAACAAAAAAGACTCTTTCGGCGTTTAATCTTGTTCGCCGCTTTTGCAGTTGTTCTGCTTGGACTGATGATAGCCTTTCATATTCACCAACGAGGTGTCTATACAGCAAAACAGTCGGAATACAAAGAGAAACAAGAAGAGTTGGCTGGTTTACAAAAGAAGGAAGAGGAACTGAAAGAAGAGATTGAGCTTCT from Terribacillus sp. DMT04 encodes the following:
- the yabQ gene encoding spore cortex biosynthesis protein YabQ, which translates into the protein MTLTVQFLTIVSMIAGGIYLGAAMDTFRRFERHWKKQVIMRYVMECGFWLLQALLLFFLLFQVNQGEMRFYILLALICGFAGYRALFQTSYRRVLEWLIRVINRIIFIVKRILYVLVVTPVRWLLQGLLVLAGGLLTLVWKLVWLLFIILSYPIRMIGRLIWKLTPKKYRKIYSILAGIYSRMKNIATKVYDSLRRSRR
- the yabP gene encoding sporulation protein YabP, which gives rise to MDQTRKVQADHDIKMFNRKTLEISGVKEVDSFDSEEFLLQTEMGYMVIRGNNLHMKNLDLQEGKVSIKGKIQELSYLDEQHGEKAKGLFSKLFK
- a CDS encoding septum formation initiator family protein, which gives rise to MARQKRNVTKMESSYTKKYDAYTERQRKKQKRLFRRLILFAAFAVVLLGLMIAFHIHQRGVYTAKQSEYKEKQEELAGLQKKEEELKEEIELLNDKSYVLEIARTNYFYSKDGETIFKITEEEPSY